In a genomic window of Roseiflexus castenholzii DSM 13941:
- the ftsZ gene encoding cell division protein FtsZ, translating to MIDYTSLSQAAENFAVIKVVGVGGGGSNAVDRMVDEGVHGIEFITINTDAQALLHSRASTRIRIGDKLTKGLGSGGNPVIGQKAAEETTEEIYEALKGADMVFITAGMGGGTGTGASPVIASIAQDLGMLTVGVVTKPFSFEGNHRRKTAEQGIEQLRPMVDTLIVIPNDRLLQTASKNTSMLQAFQMADNVLRQGIQGISDLITQRGLINVDFADVKTIMARQGSALMAIGIGSGDNRMVDAVNEAIASPLLEVSIDGAKGVLFNVTGGEDLGILEVYEAADIVAKAVDPEANIIFGAVIDPTFPPGQVKITLIATGFDASRPTDARKRIYMSGAQQQQPAQPKRDMAYAEPHPPAAPQTAATRPQPPQPARSQGAHISPDDLDIPPFLRNRRKNG from the coding sequence ATGATCGATTACACCAGTCTGAGTCAGGCCGCAGAGAACTTCGCGGTCATCAAGGTGGTCGGCGTCGGCGGCGGCGGATCCAACGCCGTTGATCGCATGGTCGACGAAGGCGTGCATGGTATCGAGTTCATCACCATCAATACCGACGCACAGGCGTTGCTGCACTCGCGCGCATCGACCCGCATTCGGATCGGCGACAAACTCACCAAAGGGCTTGGTTCGGGCGGCAACCCGGTCATCGGGCAGAAAGCCGCCGAGGAAACGACTGAAGAGATCTACGAGGCGCTCAAGGGCGCCGATATGGTCTTCATCACCGCAGGCATGGGGGGCGGCACCGGCACCGGCGCCTCGCCGGTGATTGCCAGCATCGCACAGGATTTGGGAATGCTCACGGTCGGCGTGGTGACGAAGCCGTTCAGCTTCGAAGGCAACCATCGCCGCAAGACTGCCGAACAGGGCATCGAGCAACTGCGCCCGATGGTTGACACCCTGATCGTCATTCCCAATGACCGGCTCTTGCAGACGGCAAGCAAGAATACGTCGATGCTCCAGGCGTTTCAGATGGCGGACAACGTGCTGCGCCAGGGCATTCAGGGCATTTCGGACCTGATCACGCAGCGCGGGTTGATCAACGTCGATTTTGCCGACGTGAAGACCATCATGGCGCGCCAGGGATCGGCGCTTATGGCGATCGGCATCGGCAGCGGCGACAACCGCATGGTCGATGCCGTCAACGAAGCCATTGCTTCGCCTCTGCTCGAAGTATCGATCGATGGCGCGAAGGGTGTACTGTTCAACGTGACCGGCGGTGAAGACCTTGGCATTCTGGAAGTGTACGAAGCGGCGGATATCGTAGCCAAGGCAGTGGACCCGGAGGCGAACATTATCTTTGGCGCAGTGATCGATCCGACCTTTCCGCCTGGACAGGTGAAGATCACGCTTATTGCCACCGGCTTCGACGCCAGCCGTCCGACGGATGCGCGTAAGCGCATCTATATGTCCGGCGCGCAACAGCAACAGCCTGCCCAACCGAAGCGTGACATGGCATATGCGGAACCGCACCCGCCGGCCGCGCCGCAGACCGCAGCAACGCGACCGCAACCACCGCAACCTGCGCGGTCGCAAGGCGCCCATATCAGCCCCGACGACCTGGATATCCCGCCGTTCCTGCGCAACCGCCGAAAGAACGGGTAA
- a CDS encoding cell division protein FtsQ/DivIB yields the protein MRNDLHYNQPNTRARIAARRNRRRNAVSAMPGLRRAIGGWLASGRIASLVLFLASLGGLIAIAVSPQFVVRRVQINGAQILDTADIEEMAGVTGASIWLVQTDNVEARLAQNASIERVEASLILPDILTINLAERQPNVRWQVGDIRYLVDAEGRVLGPDTATFVTDTLIVEDRSGRTIEPNDRIDPDVLLLVRALALRLPNEAGVTPATISWDIEHGVMVTTADGRMIVFGRKERLDEKIEILRFLTIQEPTEYTWLDLRPATPYYRNDTPPQP from the coding sequence ATGCGTAACGACTTGCACTACAACCAGCCCAACACGCGCGCTCGCATCGCAGCGCGGCGCAACCGGCGGCGTAACGCCGTCAGCGCCATGCCGGGTCTGCGTCGCGCCATCGGCGGCTGGCTGGCATCCGGGCGCATCGCCAGCCTGGTGTTGTTTCTGGCATCGCTCGGCGGGCTGATTGCCATCGCGGTTTCGCCACAGTTCGTGGTGCGCAGGGTTCAGATCAATGGCGCGCAGATACTCGATACAGCCGACATCGAGGAGATGGCGGGCGTGACCGGCGCCTCGATCTGGCTGGTGCAGACCGACAACGTCGAAGCGCGCCTTGCCCAGAATGCATCTATCGAACGTGTCGAGGCATCTCTGATATTACCCGACATCCTGACGATTAACCTGGCAGAACGCCAGCCCAATGTGCGCTGGCAGGTCGGCGACATACGCTACCTGGTCGATGCCGAAGGGCGGGTGTTGGGTCCTGACACTGCCACGTTCGTCACCGACACCCTGATCGTCGAAGACCGCAGCGGGCGAACGATTGAACCGAACGACCGGATCGATCCCGATGTGCTTTTGCTGGTTCGTGCGCTGGCGCTCCGTTTGCCGAATGAAGCGGGCGTCACGCCGGCCACCATCAGTTGGGACATCGAGCACGGCGTCATGGTGACAACCGCCGACGGACGAATGATCGTCTTTGGACGAAAGGAGCGCCTGGACGAGAAGATCGAGATACTGCGCTTTCTGACCATCCAGGAGCCAACGGAATATACCTGGCTCGATTTGCGACCGGCGACGCCGTATTACCGGAATGATACGCCGCCACAACCGTAG
- a CDS encoding D-alanine--D-alanine ligase family protein: MTRKVRVGVLFGGQSGEHEVSLVSARAVMDGLDPERYDVTPIGITKHGRWIIAPDAHTRLLAQADPAKLPGGSSAGAADAADGVDDVETTDPLTLMVAGEQSPLKTLDVVFPVLHGPMGEDGTVQGLLELMEIPYVGCGVMASAVGMDKAMTKVAFSGAGLPVLPWLLIRRREWEREPAHVLDWVEQRLTYPMFVKPANLGSSVGISKVTGRAALARGIAEAAAYDRRIVVEQGIPAREIEVSILGNNEPEASVPGEVVPSGEWYDYEAKYLSGASKILIPAPITLELAARVRRLAVQAFKAIDGAGLARVDFLLNRETGDLYLNEINTMPGFTPVSMYAMMWEASGLPYTQLLDRLIELALERRGRGRYA, encoded by the coding sequence ATGACGCGCAAAGTGCGAGTGGGAGTCCTGTTCGGCGGGCAATCGGGCGAACACGAGGTGTCGCTGGTCTCAGCGCGCGCGGTCATGGATGGTCTCGACCCTGAACGATATGATGTGACACCAATCGGCATCACGAAGCACGGGCGCTGGATCATTGCCCCCGACGCGCATACCCGTCTGTTGGCGCAGGCCGATCCGGCAAAGTTGCCGGGAGGATCGTCTGCCGGTGCTGCTGATGCAGCGGATGGCGTTGACGATGTGGAGACCACCGATCCGCTGACCCTGATGGTTGCCGGTGAACAGTCACCCCTCAAAACGCTCGATGTCGTTTTTCCGGTCCTCCATGGACCGATGGGGGAAGATGGAACGGTGCAGGGGTTGCTGGAATTGATGGAAATCCCGTATGTTGGCTGCGGCGTCATGGCATCGGCAGTCGGCATGGACAAAGCGATGACGAAGGTTGCCTTTTCCGGCGCGGGGTTGCCGGTGTTGCCCTGGCTGCTCATTCGACGGCGCGAATGGGAACGCGAACCGGCACACGTGCTCGACTGGGTCGAACAGCGCCTCACCTACCCGATGTTCGTCAAGCCGGCAAACCTGGGGTCGAGCGTCGGGATCAGTAAGGTGACCGGTCGCGCGGCGCTTGCGCGCGGCATCGCCGAAGCTGCGGCGTATGATCGGCGGATCGTCGTTGAACAGGGTATTCCCGCGCGCGAGATCGAAGTCAGTATCCTGGGTAACAATGAACCGGAAGCCAGCGTTCCCGGCGAAGTGGTTCCTTCCGGCGAATGGTACGACTATGAAGCAAAATACCTGAGCGGCGCATCGAAGATACTCATTCCTGCGCCGATCACGCTCGAACTCGCGGCACGGGTGCGGCGCCTGGCAGTGCAGGCGTTCAAAGCCATCGATGGCGCCGGGCTGGCGCGCGTCGATTTTCTGCTCAACCGCGAGACTGGCGACCTGTATCTGAACGAGATCAATACCATGCCCGGCTTTACCCCGGTGAGCATGTACGCCATGATGTGGGAAGCCAGCGGTCTCCCCTACACCCAACTGCTCGACCGCCTGATCGAACTGGCGCTCGAACGGCGCGGCAGAGGGCGATATGCGTAA
- a CDS encoding MFS transporter, producing MVEETFSSSPALPSGIWSAGRRMLTVGLVLIIVATAFEMLAVAATMPATARELGGLAWYGWAFSAFMLANMVAATVAGPEADRRGVAVPFITGTLLFVAGLLIAGLAPTMPSLIIGRAVQGLGSGIIGAVVYIIVGRGYEADARPRMLAIISSAWVVPGMVGPGLAGMITEHIGWRWVFLGLIPLPLVAALMALPSLQRLAPAQRSFDTHDYRTRSNEIRMALVLATGAAMTISGLGWLIAAPLAGIALIAPSIIIAVVALRYVLPPGTLRAAPGLPAVIATMGLLNLSFFGVDAFVPLTLTAIRGLSVVTAGLALTAATLTWTAGAWMQERLVRRHPPGSIAAAGLLVMLIGIGATTTTIAPVAPPLLSIATWGIAGCGIGLAYSALSLAMLQNAASGHEGRASSALQIAGQLGTALGAGVGGVIIGSGEQGQTVEAGRVALHFVLMSLLAGLAILTAHRVHAANRRD from the coding sequence ATGGTCGAAGAGACATTCTCTTCCTCACCTGCCCTGCCATCAGGTATCTGGAGCGCCGGACGGCGTATGCTCACCGTTGGGTTGGTGCTGATTATCGTCGCTACTGCCTTCGAGATGCTCGCAGTCGCTGCCACGATGCCGGCCACAGCGCGTGAGCTTGGTGGTCTGGCGTGGTACGGCTGGGCATTCAGCGCTTTCATGCTGGCAAATATGGTGGCGGCCACGGTCGCCGGACCGGAGGCGGATCGCCGGGGAGTCGCCGTACCGTTCATCACCGGAACGCTCCTCTTTGTCGCCGGTTTGCTCATCGCCGGGCTGGCCCCAACCATGCCGTCACTGATCATCGGTCGAGCAGTACAGGGATTGGGCAGCGGCATCATCGGCGCAGTCGTGTACATCATCGTCGGTCGGGGTTATGAAGCCGATGCGCGTCCGCGCATGCTGGCGATCATTTCGAGCGCGTGGGTTGTGCCGGGCATGGTCGGTCCTGGACTGGCGGGGATGATCACGGAACATATCGGCTGGCGCTGGGTCTTCCTGGGGCTGATCCCATTGCCGCTCGTCGCGGCGTTGATGGCGCTGCCATCGTTACAGCGCCTTGCGCCAGCGCAGAGGTCCTTCGACACGCACGATTATCGCACACGCAGCAACGAGATCAGGATGGCGCTCGTGCTCGCTACCGGCGCAGCAATGACGATCAGCGGGCTGGGCTGGTTGATCGCTGCGCCGCTCGCCGGCATCGCCCTGATCGCTCCCAGTATCATCATCGCCGTTGTCGCCCTGCGGTATGTCCTGCCGCCCGGCACGCTCCGCGCTGCGCCAGGGCTGCCCGCCGTCATTGCGACCATGGGATTGCTCAACCTCTCCTTTTTCGGTGTCGATGCTTTTGTTCCCCTGACCCTCACTGCGATACGCGGCTTGAGCGTCGTCACTGCCGGGCTGGCGCTGACCGCTGCAACCCTGACGTGGACGGCAGGCGCGTGGATGCAGGAGCGTCTGGTGCGCCGCCATCCGCCTGGCTCGATTGCTGCCGCCGGTTTACTCGTCATGCTCATCGGAATTGGCGCGACGACTACAACGATTGCACCGGTGGCGCCACCGCTGCTCAGCATTGCCACCTGGGGGATTGCCGGATGCGGCATTGGGCTGGCATATTCCGCTCTGTCGCTCGCCATGCTTCAGAACGCCGCATCGGGACACGAAGGGAGAGCATCATCGGCATTGCAGATCGCCGGTCAACTCGGAACGGCGCTTGGCGCGGGAGTCGGTGGCGTCATCATTGGCTCAGGAGAACAGGGTCAGACTGTCGAAGCCGGACGGGTTGCGCTTCACTTTGTGCTGATGAGCCTCCTGGCGGGATTAGCCATTCTGACTGCGCATCGTGTCCACGCGGCGAACAGGCGCGATTGA
- the ftsA gene encoding cell division protein FtsA, translating to MAHRTIVGIDVGTTKVCTIVGQVYDNGRINVLGVGLTPSKGLDKGVVVNIDDAVNAIATSIEKAERLSGYRISAAFVGIAGRHIQSLNSRGVVAVARSDHEITRHDVARAVEAAQAVAIPTQREVIHVIPRAYVVDGNEGIRDPIGMSGFRLEVETHIITGEIMAIQNLIKSVQKTGVEIDDLVLQPLAAGEAVLSADDKDRGVVLVDIGGGTTDIAVFAQGGIWHTSVIPVGGNHFTNDIVIVQQTPHNTAEYLKLKYGAAIAEETEEPDVIEAEGFAPGERQQISRHMLNQVLQARAEELTELIYNEIRRSGYEGLLPAGIVLTGGTAQLPRLDELMRDMLGIPVRIGAPTDLTGLADTLNSPAYATAIGLLRWGMRHGMSGFHSGGGPPPDHGGWVSTYERFKRWLKEFLP from the coding sequence ATGGCACACCGCACGATTGTTGGCATCGACGTTGGCACAACCAAAGTCTGCACCATTGTCGGACAGGTGTACGACAATGGGCGCATCAACGTGCTTGGCGTCGGTCTGACGCCATCCAAGGGACTGGATAAGGGGGTGGTCGTCAATATTGACGATGCCGTCAATGCGATTGCAACCAGCATCGAGAAAGCCGAACGGCTATCCGGCTATCGGATCAGTGCTGCATTCGTGGGTATTGCCGGTCGGCACATCCAGTCGCTCAACAGTCGTGGCGTTGTCGCAGTGGCGCGCAGCGATCACGAAATCACCCGCCATGATGTGGCGCGCGCGGTCGAGGCGGCGCAGGCGGTCGCCATTCCAACGCAACGCGAGGTGATCCATGTCATCCCGCGCGCCTACGTCGTGGATGGCAACGAAGGCATTCGCGATCCGATCGGCATGTCTGGTTTTCGCCTCGAAGTGGAAACGCACATCATCACCGGCGAGATCATGGCGATCCAGAACCTGATCAAGAGTGTGCAGAAAACCGGCGTCGAGATTGATGACCTGGTATTGCAACCGCTGGCGGCCGGCGAAGCGGTGCTCAGCGCCGACGATAAGGATCGCGGTGTAGTGCTGGTGGATATCGGCGGCGGCACAACCGACATTGCAGTCTTTGCGCAGGGCGGTATCTGGCACACCAGTGTCATTCCCGTTGGCGGCAACCATTTCACCAACGATATCGTGATTGTTCAACAGACGCCTCACAACACTGCCGAGTATCTGAAACTGAAGTATGGCGCGGCGATCGCCGAAGAAACGGAGGAACCGGATGTGATCGAAGCCGAAGGATTTGCGCCGGGCGAGCGACAGCAGATCAGCCGCCATATGCTGAACCAGGTGCTGCAAGCGCGCGCCGAAGAATTGACAGAACTGATCTACAACGAAATCCGGCGCAGCGGCTATGAAGGTCTCCTCCCGGCCGGCATCGTCCTGACCGGCGGCACTGCGCAGTTGCCGCGCCTCGATGAGTTGATGCGCGACATGCTCGGCATTCCGGTGCGGATTGGCGCACCCACCGATCTCACGGGGCTGGCGGATACGCTCAACAGCCCCGCGTATGCAACCGCAATCGGGTTGCTGCGCTGGGGTATGCGCCACGGAATGAGCGGTTTCCATTCCGGCGGCGGACCGCCGCCAGATCACGGCGGTTGGGTCTCGACCTACGAACGATTCAAACGATGGCTGAAAGAGTTTCTGCCATAA
- the murB gene encoding UDP-N-acetylmuramate dehydrogenase: MQYLEYEPLAPYTSWRIGGPTRYFVQVASVAEMIQALTWAHQRDLPIFVLGGGSNVLIRDTGFNGLVMRVRAHDMRLEINGDEARAIVEAGAPMAGTARRLARQGWAGLEWAEGLPGTIGGALYGNAGCYGSDIATVLERAWVLVDGEPQEWPTERFVYGYRTSVLKQIRTDSMAWRDQPIILAAAFRLRRDDLTALAQRMERTSLERRSKTPWGASCGSVFKNPPTESAGRLIEAAGLKGRRIGNAEIAARHANYIINLGGASSDDVLRLIDLARERVLALTGIELELEIQIVG, translated from the coding sequence ATGCAGTATCTGGAATATGAACCACTGGCACCCTATACTTCCTGGCGCATTGGCGGACCTACGCGCTATTTCGTGCAGGTTGCCAGCGTTGCTGAGATGATCCAGGCGCTGACATGGGCGCATCAGCGCGATCTGCCGATCTTCGTGCTCGGCGGCGGCTCGAATGTTTTGATACGTGATACCGGTTTCAACGGACTGGTCATGCGCGTTCGCGCGCACGATATGCGTCTTGAGATCAACGGTGATGAAGCGCGCGCGATTGTCGAGGCCGGCGCGCCGATGGCGGGTACGGCGCGCCGGCTGGCGCGCCAGGGTTGGGCGGGGCTGGAATGGGCGGAGGGTTTGCCCGGCACGATTGGTGGCGCGCTTTACGGCAATGCCGGCTGCTATGGCAGCGATATTGCAACAGTGCTCGAACGCGCCTGGGTGCTGGTCGATGGCGAGCCGCAGGAATGGCCCACCGAACGTTTTGTCTACGGCTATCGGACGAGTGTGCTCAAACAGATACGCACCGATAGCATGGCATGGCGCGACCAACCGATCATTCTTGCGGCGGCGTTTCGTCTGCGCCGCGACGACCTGACGGCGCTGGCGCAACGAATGGAACGCACATCACTCGAACGGCGCAGCAAAACGCCATGGGGCGCCAGTTGCGGCAGCGTATTCAAAAATCCGCCTACCGAGAGCGCCGGACGCCTGATCGAAGCCGCAGGCTTGAAGGGAAGGCGCATTGGCAATGCAGAAATTGCTGCGCGCCATGCGAACTACATTATCAACCTCGGCGGCGCGTCGAGTGATGACGTGCTGCGCCTGATCGATCTGGCGCGCGAACGGGTGCTGGCACTGACAGGGATCGAACTCGAACTCGAAATTCAGATTGTCGGATGA
- a CDS encoding eCIS core domain-containing protein — protein MPSTSQHLFDDLRARASRATNYDLSRVPIHCDSPLASAGGVEALTAGQEIHVAPGQYRPEISHGAHVLLHELAHVVQQGSGAARDAADPDRYHRLEQDAETTARRAAHLDSSAPATGLRALAPPTPTFPQAFDPRYHRQATVHGLIGSGFSAEEIGQIYAANWERDFSQAHPALANIVLTWKALKLAAFNQEPLDPAIDRFNQAVDTLIGMIPDRVSELANYQSYGGYNFYEHMDNPAGEEALRGDSARSRANREDLLVIPEGERIPQYMVDSREYIKAQLFRAAQSYRGDMRGQSAEGTAEAFRSRAAELEERMPGAPVARGGLRTTAVAQETAIQVANTPLQEIIFEDDTITVPRGTGNGADEGAALSTSGPAFHAEVDRRFWDQTGYKVNQRLDPNLPEDQPYVRIWLRIRNQVRAERQAALREREARTITMPAETIRGTVPRGPTGRWGSDGADAMGRAGHALEDFFAHSNFVELAIGQPAPTLLYDPETGGVRQVEGQLGTGSFGENDKNHSLAHKIRALADEIESEMPLVNRVAGRTNVDPTPEQVRVGSEAPPVPHSHDEDAHEGKPGLFDWIKAAGGTGLRAAGRIIGGGVLAGAAVGGVAGAIGGGVIGAKIGALLGPIGVIGGAALGGLLGGIAGFFASGGMEGMRTRIKETFRDVIATPQGIAMLRRIAETLERMTRANEEAGSHTALAKDQPGHDDSPLGRLRTIKFELAQELAAAADRMILGGMRQVFDAPSPESANVLLHDIYAQLDALIAPPGDHPLQHLIDHRREEAIQALEAYQTHSH, from the coding sequence ATGCCCTCCACATCGCAACATTTGTTCGATGATCTGCGCGCGCGCGCTTCACGCGCCACGAACTACGATCTGAGCCGTGTCCCGATTCACTGTGATAGCCCGCTGGCATCCGCAGGTGGCGTCGAAGCGTTGACCGCCGGGCAGGAAATTCACGTCGCTCCAGGACAGTACCGACCGGAAATATCGCACGGCGCCCACGTGCTGCTGCACGAACTGGCGCATGTTGTGCAACAGGGAAGCGGCGCCGCGCGTGACGCCGCCGATCCCGACCGGTACCACCGTCTCGAACAGGATGCCGAAACCACAGCGCGTCGCGCTGCCCATCTCGACTCTTCTGCACCGGCAACCGGTTTACGCGCGTTGGCGCCGCCGACGCCAACCTTCCCGCAGGCGTTCGACCCACGCTACCATCGCCAGGCGACGGTCCATGGACTGATCGGAAGCGGATTTTCGGCAGAAGAGATCGGGCAAATCTACGCTGCCAACTGGGAGCGCGACTTTTCCCAGGCGCATCCTGCGCTGGCAAACATTGTGCTGACCTGGAAGGCGCTCAAACTCGCGGCGTTCAATCAGGAACCACTCGATCCCGCCATCGACCGGTTCAACCAGGCGGTCGATACGCTGATTGGGATGATTCCTGATCGTGTCAGCGAACTTGCCAACTACCAGTCGTATGGCGGCTACAACTTCTATGAGCATATGGATAATCCGGCAGGCGAGGAGGCGCTCCGGGGGGATAGCGCACGGTCCAGAGCGAACCGCGAAGATCTGCTGGTCATTCCTGAGGGCGAGCGCATTCCGCAGTACATGGTCGACTCGCGCGAGTACATCAAAGCACAACTCTTCCGCGCCGCGCAGTCGTACCGCGGCGATATGCGCGGGCAGAGCGCCGAAGGAACCGCTGAAGCGTTCCGCAGTCGCGCTGCCGAACTCGAAGAGCGCATGCCAGGCGCTCCCGTTGCGCGGGGAGGGCTACGCACGACGGCGGTGGCGCAGGAAACGGCAATCCAGGTCGCCAATACTCCGCTGCAAGAAATCATTTTTGAGGACGACACAATCACCGTGCCGCGAGGAACCGGCAATGGCGCCGATGAGGGAGCGGCTCTGTCAACCAGCGGACCAGCGTTTCATGCCGAGGTGGACCGGCGTTTCTGGGACCAGACCGGCTACAAAGTCAATCAGCGCCTCGATCCGAACCTGCCTGAAGATCAGCCGTATGTCAGGATATGGTTGCGCATTCGGAATCAGGTGCGCGCCGAGCGCCAGGCGGCGCTGCGTGAGCGCGAAGCGCGGACAATTACTATGCCTGCTGAAACGATTCGTGGAACCGTTCCACGCGGACCAACGGGGCGCTGGGGATCGGATGGAGCAGACGCCATGGGGCGAGCGGGTCATGCGCTCGAAGATTTTTTCGCCCACTCGAATTTTGTGGAACTGGCAATCGGGCAACCCGCGCCAACCCTGCTCTACGATCCTGAGACCGGCGGGGTCAGGCAGGTTGAAGGTCAACTGGGAACCGGGTCCTTCGGCGAAAATGATAAAAATCACTCGCTGGCGCACAAAATACGCGCGCTCGCCGATGAGATCGAAAGCGAAATGCCGCTGGTCAATCGGGTGGCAGGGCGCACGAACGTTGATCCAACCCCTGAGCAGGTGCGCGTCGGCAGCGAAGCGCCGCCTGTGCCTCACAGCCACGACGAAGATGCACATGAGGGAAAGCCGGGATTGTTCGACTGGATCAAGGCGGCAGGTGGAACAGGATTGCGTGCCGCCGGACGCATCATTGGCGGCGGCGTGCTGGCAGGTGCAGCGGTGGGAGGAGTTGCGGGCGCGATAGGCGGAGGGGTCATCGGAGCGAAGATTGGAGCATTGCTCGGTCCGATCGGCGTGATTGGCGGTGCGGCGCTTGGGGGTCTGCTCGGCGGCATCGCGGGTTTCTTTGCCAGCGGCGGGATGGAAGGGATGCGCACACGCATCAAAGAGACATTCCGCGACGTGATCGCCACACCTCAAGGGATAGCGATGCTGCGGCGGATCGCCGAGACGCTCGAACGCATGACGCGCGCCAACGAAGAAGCGGGGTCGCACACGGCGCTGGCGAAGGATCAGCCAGGACACGATGACTCGCCGCTGGGGCGGTTGCGCACGATCAAGTTCGAGTTGGCGCAAGAACTCGCTGCCGCCGCTGACCGCATGATCCTGGGTGGAATGCGGCAAGTGTTCGACGCGCCTTCGCCAGAGTCGGCCAATGTGCTCCTGCACGACATCTACGCGCAACTCGATGCACTGATCGCGCCACCGGGCGATCATCCGCTCCAGCACCTGATCGATCATCGGCGTGAAGAGGCGATCCAGGCGCTCGAGGCATATCAGACGCATTCGCATTGA
- the map gene encoding type I methionyl aminopeptidase translates to MSVVLHTRQQIALMRAAGRLVAETFEVLREHVRPGVTTRELDRIAEQFVRKHGAIPAYKGYRGFPATICVAINNVVCHGIPGNERLKEGDIIGIDIGVRLNGWYGDACITVPVGTISPEAQRLLDVTEEAMWRGIRAARGGARLGDIGAAIQTYVEANGFSVVREWTGHGVGQLLHEEPTVLHYGKPGTGMRLRPGMTFTIEPMVNAGRPEAVLDKTDGWTVRTADGSLSAQFEHTIAITEGEPEVLTLP, encoded by the coding sequence ATGTCAGTTGTCTTGCACACCCGGCAGCAGATTGCACTCATGCGGGCTGCTGGCCGCCTGGTGGCTGAAACATTCGAGGTGCTGCGCGAGCACGTGCGCCCTGGTGTGACCACCAGAGAACTCGATCGCATTGCCGAGCAGTTTGTGCGAAAACACGGCGCAATACCGGCGTACAAGGGATATCGCGGCTTTCCTGCCACGATCTGCGTTGCCATCAACAATGTCGTCTGTCATGGCATTCCAGGCAATGAGCGCCTGAAAGAAGGGGATATTATCGGCATCGACATTGGAGTGCGGCTCAACGGTTGGTATGGCGATGCGTGCATTACGGTGCCGGTCGGAACGATCTCCCCGGAAGCGCAACGATTACTGGACGTGACCGAAGAGGCGATGTGGCGCGGCATTCGCGCAGCGCGCGGCGGGGCGCGGCTGGGGGATATTGGCGCAGCGATTCAGACCTATGTCGAAGCCAATGGCTTCTCGGTCGTGCGGGAATGGACCGGGCATGGCGTCGGGCAACTGTTGCACGAGGAGCCAACCGTGCTGCACTATGGCAAGCCCGGCACGGGGATGCGTCTGCGCCCCGGTATGACGTTTACGATTGAGCCAATGGTCAACGCGGGCCGTCCTGAAGCCGTGCTGGATAAAACTGACGGCTGGACGGTGCGCACCGCCGATGGCTCGCTCTCGGCGCAATTCGAACATACGATTGCCATAACCGAGGGCGAGCCGGAAGTACTGACGCTGCCATAG